The Halobacillus ihumii genomic sequence TCAGTTGCTTGTGTCTTCCCTTCGAAAAACAGCGGCGTAAGTTAATGTCCCAACCTATTTTTTGACAAAAAATTAAAGCCGAACAAGGTATCTCCCTGTTCGGCTTCATACTTATTGAATCGTTTCCAGCAACCGGTACGCTTCCTCTTTCGACGACACGTTTAACAGTTCTTCTCTGAAACTCTCATTCATCAAACGACGCGAAAGCATTTGGAGAATCTTCAAATGATCGTCTCCTTCTCTTTCTTTCGGAACCGCAATCATGAAAATCAGTTTTGCATCTGTTCCATCCATACTGTTCCAGTCGACACCTTCCCGCTTAATACCAAACACGACGGCAGGCTTTTTGACAGCTAAGGATTTACCGTGCGGAATCGCGATATTCATGCCAAGTCCCGTGGTGCCTTCTTGCTCACGATTCACAATCGCTTCTTTAAATGATTCAGCCGAATGCAGGACGTCTTGTTTATCCAGTGTCTGAATTAGCTCATCGATCACTTCATCACGGGTCGAGCCTGTCAAATCGATATCGATAAGGTCTGGTGTCGTAATGTCGGTAAGTTTGGTAATGTTGATGTGATCTTGCTCCTGAGATGGCTGGCTGTTCACTTCTTCTTTTTCTTCAACGGCTTCTTTAATGACCGAGTCAGACTCAGCATCAGCGGCTTCCCCCACAGGCATTCCAGCCCCAGCAGCGACGACATCTTTCTTCAACGCGTTCGCCATAAATGCTGTAATAACAACCCCAATTGCTGCAGCTACGAAAAACATCAGCACGTTATCGACAGCGCCTAACACTGCTACGATCGGGCCGCCATGGGCGACGCGATCCCCAACGCTGCTCATCATGGCTACGACTGAACCGGCCATTGAACCAACGACAATACTTGGTATGACGCGCAATGGATCCTGAGCGGCAAAGGGAATGGCTCCCTCAGTTATTCCGAATAGTCCCATCGTGAACGATGCTTTCCCTGTTTCCCGCTCAGCCTGGTTATATTTTTTCTTATTCAAAAATGTTGCAAGTCCCATACCGAGCGGCGGGATACAGATCGCAACAGCAATAGGTCCCATGATTTCATAATTTCCTTCTGCGATCATCGCCGCTCCGAATAAAAAGGCTACTTTATTAAAAGGCCCTCCCATATCAATCGCAATCATTCCACCGAGGATGAGGGCAAGTACAATCGAACTGGTTCCCTGCATGCCTTCAAGCCACTGCGTCAAACCTTCGAAAATAGCAGCTACAGGGGCTCCAATTACGAAAATGAATAACAATCCGACAACCAATGAAGCTATGATCGGAATAAAAATGATCGGCATTACTGGCTGGACTGCTTGAGGCACTTTAATTTTCTTAATACCAAGCACCACATATCCAGCTAGGAATCCGGCGATGATTCCACCAATGAACCCTGCACCCGCTTCACTGCCGTAAAAACTTCCATTAGCCGCAATGTATCCGCCAATAATTCCGGGAGCTAATCCTGGTCGATCGGCAATACTGACCGCAATAAATCCGGCTAAAATCGGTACCATAAAGCTGAACGAAGCGGCTCCTAAACTTTCAATTTGTTTCCAGAATGATCCTTCAGGAATGACAATGCCCCCATCTGTCTGTTCTCCCCCGAGGGCAAGAGAGATGGCAATCAGTAACCCACCAACTACGATAAACGGAATCATATAGGAAACTCCGTTCATTAAGTGACGATAGATAGGATTCTCCTTTTGTTTCATCTTCTGCTTAACAGAATCAGCAGAAGGCATTTCACCTTTGTAAACGGATACATTTCCATCCATAATTCGTTGAATTAGTTCCTTTGGCTGACGGATTCCTTCCTGAACTCCTACAACAATCAAATTCTTCCCCGCAAAACGCTCTTTAGAAACATCCTTATCACTGGCAATAATGATTCCGTCTGCTTCCTCAATATCTTTCTCTGTCAGCGCGTTCTCAACACCGATGGATCCTTGAGTCTCCACTTTGATGTCAACATTCATGTCTTCGCCGGCCTTCTGAAGGTTCTCAGCAGCCATATACGTGTGGGCAATTCCGACTGGACATGCTGTAACAGCTAGTATTTTCATAAGCGATCCTCCCTAGTTTGTTATACATCTATTTTACGATAGCTTTCCTCATAAAAAATAATTCATTTTTACCTTAGATGTGGTAAAAATGAATTATTTACGGAGAATTTGCCTGATGGATGATACATCTTGGGCTTCTTTCAGATTCTGAATAAATTCAGGGCTTCCACTCATGCTCGCTATCCTTTGAATCAGTGGTTTGATCAAGGATCGATCCTGTTTGGTCATCGCCAAAAGAAACACGACCGAGACATATTCACGTCCCCATTCTAATGGTTCTTGAAGAATGGCGATCGCCACCGTTGAGTGCAGAACTTCTTCTGGATGTGCGTGAGGTATAGCGATTCCTCCCCCAATCGAAGTAGCAGACGACCGCTCTCGCAGTAAAGCACTATGAGGGAATGCCTGCGTAACATTTCCTTTTGTCACAAGCCCATTGGCAAGTAACTCGACTACTTTAAAACGATGTTCGAGATCTACATCCGAATAAATCAGCTCATCTTCAACAAATCGCTCAATCACCTCTGAATTTTGACCTTCTCTGCTGTTTTGATCGATGGACTTTAGAAACTGATCCAGACGTTTTTTATCCTTAGCTTCTAGCAGCGGCGAAACGACGATCACAGGGAGAGACTGATGTGGCAATGATTTTGTTGAAATCACTAGATCGACAGCTTGCTTTGCTAAAGCTTCGTCAATTTCCCACATTCCTACACAATCAACAATGTCAAATCCCCTGTACGTTTGCTCTAATTTGGCCTGCAGCAAATGAGACATCCCTACACCTAAGTTACAAACAACCAGCACCTTCTTCAACTTGTTCCGATGTTTCTGCAGCCGTTCTACGGATGCTTGAAAATGCAGGACCACATAGGCCGCTTCATCCTCAGGAATCGTGAACGCATGCGCTGCCCCCACTTCTTCAAGAGCTAGCACGACCATACGGAACATATACGGATACATTTTCTTAATCTCTTCCAGCATCGGATTATGAATCGTAAAGCCATAGTGCAAGCGATGAACTGTTGATTCCAAGTGAGTGTTCAGCCCATTCTTTAAGGTTTGGTCATCGTAAAAATCGGTCACCGTAAAATTCCCCATCTGGGAAATCAATTGTTCAACGATATCTTCTACCAAACGATTGGACTCCTTTTTCGATGAACCAGAATTGCTTTTACTACTGATCAAGTGCCTCGTAAAATAAATTCGTTCCTCTTGTGGAAAAACAATCCGGAGAATTCGCTCTAATCTTGTCAAAAACCAATCCGCAATTCCATATTCCTCTGTATGAGAAACCGTTTCCTCTGCTGATTCATCGAGCGTAATCGGGGAACGTTGTGTAGTTCGTTTAATCATAACCAGAGTGTGGATTAGCAAGCTTTCATAATCACCCTCTACAGAAAAAACAGAAAAATGATGCTGCATATCACGAAGCAGCTTGCGAACTACACTTACATCGTATGAGGAAAAGAGATTCAACATCTCCTTGCTGGTGGATAACTGAGATGAGGCCAATTCTGGCAAACGAGCTAGAGCATTTCGCTTCTGTAGCTCTCCCCCTTTGACGGCGTGACCGAGCCGCTGCCTGGAGACCAGTTCCAATTCAAACCTTTCAAGCCAAGGAGCTATCTGGTTCAAGTCTCCTTTGATCGTTGACTTGTTCGTAAAGTACTGTGAGGACAGTTCGCTTAGAGTAACTGGATCCTTACTAACTAGTAACTGGTAAGTGATTTCAATAAGACGATCTTCCTGAGACTTTGGCTCCGCTTGCGAGAGACGATCAAGCATTCGTGATTTCTCTTCTGCTTCAACTACAAGCTGAATTCCAACCCCTTGCTTACGATCCAGAGTGGCATCAGGATAGTCCTTTATAAATTCTCCTACCACCTTTAAATCATTACGGATGGTTTTCTCGGAACAATGGAGAGATTCTGCTAAAGCGTGGACATGAGTATATTCATTCGTATTTAAAATCAATGTGTGGACAAGTTCCCTTTGTCTGTCGTTCATTTCTCTACACCTTCTGTACTATGAAATCACTTTCATTCTATCCGAAAAAAGGTGTATCGACAAATTCCCCTCTCTTTCTAACTATCCCTACTTTGCTTTAAAGGAAGCGGGATGCTACAAAGAAACTTCAGTACATTGGATTTACCAGGATGTTGGATCTTCTAACTTCCTCCAACAGTTGATCTTCCTTTTCTATAAAAAAGCTGAATAGAGAGACACACTCCCCATTCAGCCCTTAAAATCTATCAATTTGTGTTTTCAGAAGACTCTTCTGTGCCAGACTCCTCATTTCCTTCTGTCTGACCCTGATCCGTATTTGTTTCTTCCTCAGCTTGCTGTTCGTCTTGTTCAGTATTTGTTTCTTCTTCAGCCTGCTGTTCTTCCTGTTCAGTTTCGGGCTCCTCTTCTGCTGGTTCTTCCGCACATCCCGCTAAAACCAACCCTGTACCAAGTGAAATGGATAATATAAATTTTTTCAGCTTCATTCTTATGACCCTCCCTTATATGAATAACATCAATGACGATGTTCAATTATCATTCTAAGAGGGATTTGTGAAATGCATTTTATAAGAATGTATCGTTCATGTAAAAATTGGGAATAAACCTTCTATAAAAATCTCCCCAGTCAGTCACTCCACGACAGATACTGCAACTCGGTATCTATAGTCCCGGGTTCAAATATTCTATTTATCTTTCCCAAAAATGGTTGATTAGTCAATTCATCCCTGTTTAAATTCTATTTTTTACTGAAAACCAGTATAAAAAAACTAGTTTTTGACTTTACATATTCGACAATATTATTTAGGCTGGTATTAATAGGAAATATATTCCTAGGGAGGGATGATTTATCTTGAAAGGGGTAAATTTTAAGGATGAAAAAACTAATAGTAGGTCTATTTGCTTTACTGATGACAATTGGCGGTTTTTCTGGAGTTAATGTGGCTAACGCTGCTGTTGACAAAGACTGTGAGGCAGATTTTGAAACGAAAGAAGAAGCACTACAATATTGGAATGAGAATGATTTCTCAGCTGAAAATGACCCTCAGCGCTTAGATAGGGACGGAGACGGTGAGCCATGTGAAAGTCTTCCATCAGGTGGTTCAGATGCTGAAAATCCATCCAACGAGGAAAACAACAACACGGAGGACCAGCAAAGCACAGAAGAGACAACACCAGCTGCCGATAAAGACTGTGAACATTTTGCTTCTCAAGAAGAAGCTCAAGCATATTGGGACGAGAATGGTTTCACATCAGGAAATGATCCACAACGTTTAGACAGAGATAGTGATGGTATTCCATGTGAAGATGACGATGAGGCTCCTGCTAATCCTTCCGATGAGCAAGGCACTTCCGATTCACAAGAAACAACTGCACAACAAGGCGGGGAGCTTCCAAACACATCTACTTCATACGCTTCCTACACACTTCTTGGTCTAATTCTTACGGTGTTAGGCGGATCACTGTTTGTAATTCGTAAGAGATTCCAATAATCATACATAATCATCCCTTTCTGGGCAGGCTGATGCCTGCCCTTTTTATTCTCATAGACAAATGGTAAATTGTTGATAGGCAGTTTTTATTTGCACAGTAATATAATTCTTAGTACGGATAGACTGATCTTTTTGTTCGATCTAAACAAAAAAAGTTGGTGAGTACATGAAATATATAGCCACAGCATTGGTTGTAATAGGCATTGCTCTTGCTGGGTGGAGTGGTTTCCAATGGTGGCAAGGCACTCAATCAGTTTCCGAAATTGAACCCGAAGCACAGGAATCGACTGAAACAGTTCAGGCAGCAGGAACAGAAAAAGAAAATCATTCTAGTCAAACTGTAGATCAGCCCATACAGACTCTTTCTTACGATCATGAGCATGGCAAAAATATCGCCAAATTAAAAATACCTGCGATTAATCAGCAGTTTGAAGTCTTTTGGGGAACAGGTGAGGATACCCTGGATAAAGGGGTCGGCATGTATGTCAGCAAATGGACAACGGTTCCTAACAAAAAGAAAGGTCATACAGTGTTAAGCGGACATCGGGATACTGTATTTACTGAGTTAGGCGATATTAAAAAGGGTGACATTTTGACTGCAGTTTATAATGGTAAGGAATACAATTATAAAGTTGATAAGATTTGGATCACCGATGCAGATGACCGAACGGTGATCGTAAAAAAAGATCAACCAACCTTAACATTAACGACATGCTATCCTTTCGATTTTATTGGCAATGCCCCAGATCGATATATTATTCAAGGACACCTCTTAAACTGAGAGGTGTTTTTCTTTTCGTAAAAAAACAGGCGATCGTATCGGAGCAAATCACAAGAGTATTTCTCCTTACTAAAATTAATAACAATATATCTTTAAATCAAACTATTCACGACTTCCTTGTTGTATAATGTACATACTCAACAACAGAAAACGACTCCTAGATCACATTCTGCCTGCCTATTGCAGGGAACATTTTTACGAGGAGGAAGAAGGGACATGTCTGAGAACAAAAGGTGTAGCAATTTGGAGACAGCAGTAGAGGGACGGAATCTTGTGATGGAACGGACATTTGACGCTCCAAAGGAACTTGTATTTAAAGCTTTTTCGGAATCTGACCAACTGGCAAGCTGGTGGGGGCCACAAGGCTGGCAGACTGAGAATCGCACCTTTGAATTTGAGCCTGACGGTGTGTGGCATTATTGCATGCGCTGCGTAGATGAAGGACAGGGTGATTTCTATGGTCAGGAATCCTGGGGCAAAGCAGTCTATCAAGAAATTGAAGCACCAAATAAAATCGTGTACAATGATGTGTTTGCAGATGAAAAAGGGAACGCTGTAGAAGGCATGCCAAAGATCCAAGCCAACTATATCTTTCAGGATCAGGATGGACAGACGAAACTAATTGTGCGAAACCAATTTGCCTCTGTTGAGACCCTAGAAGCAATTATGGATATGGGGATTGTCCAAGGATTTTCCTCCCAAATGGACAAGCTCGACGATCACCTTAAACGAGTGCAATAGAGACTAAAAAAGCCTCAAGCCATTTCGATGGCCTGAGGCCTTTCAATTATTATGGTCTGAAATAGAAAGCTAGACGTAATTTATTGTTGAGGAACAACTTCAAGATTAACAGGTCCACTATACATCCCGCCACCTCCTGAGCCGTCAAACACGCGGATACTGATCACATTTTCTTCGCCATATTTTATGGTCTCGGCAGGAATGACGTATTCACGTTCTTTCTTCCAGGCGGTCTGCAAGCCTTCTCCGTTGTCCCCAGTTGGAAATTCTCCTGTTTGTCCGATTTTCTGGCCATTCATATAGGTTGTATCTACGTCATCTATCTTCCCTAAAGTAACTTTAAGAGAATATCCTTTCCACTCTTCCGGAATTTTAATAGATTTTCGATACCAGCCATACACATTTGCTTCCGTGTAGTTAGAATGATCTTCCCAGCTTGCAGGCAGTGTTACTGACTGCCACTGACTGTCGTCATACTCTGGATCCATCCAGTTGGGGTCATCTCCTTGATTGAATAACCATTTCCCCGTAAGCTCAATATTTGGCAGTGCAGCCAGCTTTGCTCCCAAGTTGGCTATGGCCGTTTCATAAATGCCAGCTTCGTTCGGAGTTGTATAAGTAAAGGCTACTTCTTTACTTCCACCACCTGCTGCAGCAGGCACTTCTATTTTCTTCTCTTCTACTAGTTCACCGTTAATATAAAATGGTACCTCTACACTGCCCGCGTAACTGCCTTTGTTTGTTACGGTCGCGGTCGCGGTTATGGTTTGCTCCTGTGCAGATACTTCAAAGTTGCTATATTCAAATGTTGGTTTTTTCTCCTCAACTGTAATTTTTTTAGAAGCTAATCCTTTTACACTTATACGGTGCTTGCCCGTTTTAAATAATTGGTCATAAGATAAGATAACTGTTTCGGTGCTCTCAGGGGCAACCCTCACATGTTGAGAAGCTATGGTTTCCCCGTCTATTTGAAGTTCTAATTCTTTCCCTGTTACGATATTATTTTTATTTTCCACATCAACTTTGATGTGAAACGTATCATTCGACTGGATAGCTCTAGGCACTTCGTTATAGGACACCTTAAGCTTCGGCGCTTTATAATTCGGAAGCTTGGCGATCTCTTCTGTAGAAGCAGGATAAATTCTCACTGCCTGTCCTCCCCCGCCTGCAAGGGAAGAAACCAAGGTATCATTGGCTTTAACAATTACCCTGTTTATAGAGACCGGCTCTGGGTTACTTTCTAGATCCACTTTTGGCCCATCAGAATAAATTTCCGCCACATACTTTTGACCCTTTTCAAGGAAATTGAGCTCTGTTTTTAATACTCTCGCGTTTTCATCTGTAATACTTCCGATATACCATTCATCTTCACTCCGGCGTACGATACTTGCATAATCCCCAATTTTGGCGTTTGGTACTTTAATATCATCCCAGGTTACTGGCACATCTTTAATAAATTCAAAGGCTGGTAAGATATTCCCATTCTCGTCTTTATAATTTGATGGCAAATCTGCTACCATCTGCGTGCCGCTGGATATGGTGACATACAACGCCAATTGTTTCGCCCGTGTTGAATGAACACGTGTATCTGCATGAGAAATTTGAACATCGAATATTCCTGGAGTAAAATCTATCGGCCCTGCCATCATTCTTGTAAATGGCAAGATCGTTGTATGTTCAGGGGGGTTCGTGTCATCGCTAAAAGCGCTATATTCCATTCCACTAACTCCCTCGCGACTCATCCAGTTCGGATACGTACGACGAAGACCGGTGCCTTTAATTGGTTCATGTGTATCAATCATGATTTGGTGGTCAGCTGCTTTTTTTACAGCTTCTAAATAATGATTCACCATATATTGGCCATGATGGTGCTGTCCTTCGGGGTTATGAATTCCATAGTCAGCAACATACCCGCTCTTAATGGCATGAATCCCAAGCTTCTGATACAAATCATAAGCTTCGGCCATTTGTTCCTCATAATTGATAATATCTCCGGCTGTTTCATTATGCATAATATAGGAGATACCATGTTCTTGTGCATATTGAACCACTTCTCTTAAGTCGTAGTCCGGGTATGACTCTGTAAAGCTGAATTTTTCGCCGTTTTGGATCCAGTCTCCATCCCAGCCCTTGTTCCAGCCTTCAACAAGCAAACCAATATTTTGATTTTCTGTATCGAGATACTTGTGAGCAAAGTCTATATAGCGCTTCGCATTTTCAGTGGTTGCTCCATGCTTGGGGCCAGAAGCCCAAGTTGATTTGCCGCTGATCATCTCCCACCATACCCCTACGTATTTCATAGGTTCAATATAGGAGGTATCCTGTAGAGCGTTTGGCTCATTTAAATTTAATATCATATCAGATTCAACAAGATCACCGGCATTATCGCCAATTTGAATCGTTCTCCACGGTGTCTTTATAGGAAGCTCATCCTTCTTTACTTTCACATTACTATTTGGCCATGGAGCTAAGTGACTCTTTAAGACAGTGTCCCCTCCCTCTGCTTTTTTCAAAGCCATACCAGCATAATCAATGAGAGCTGCCTCATGAACAGTAAGGTGTGTACCTTCTGGTGTTTTCATTGTAAAAGGTGTACTGACTTCTTCTACTTCGCTTAATGGGGTTTTATGATAGTTATATTCATAACTGTCCCAGTCATTAGGAATCCACCAGGATGTATTGTTGCTGGAAAATCGAAACTCAGTATTCTCTGCTGTAATCCTAATATTCTCTCCCAAATTTTCCTGTTCAGGGAGCACATATCGAAATCCGACTCCATCATTATAAACTTTGAATACTACATTCAATTTCCTGTGGGGGGCTTCTTTTTCTTGTAAGAATACCGTTAATTGTTTGTAGTGATTCCTAATTTTCGATTTTTCTCCCCATATAGGTTCCCAAGTATCATCAAATACTTTTGTGGAAGTCTTCACAATTTCAAATTGATCTGCTAAGGCCTTTTGATTTTTAAACTGAAATCCAAGAGACGAAGGTTCAATTAGTTCCTCGTCTTTATAAGAAAGCTGATAATGAGGAACCCCTTTATCAGATAAATGAAAGTTCAAATGGACCTTCCCATTAGGGGAATCTATTGAAGTCACAGGTTTATTTTCTTTTTCACTAGAACTCTCTTCAGCACTTACAAACACAGATGATAATGTAAGAAAAGAAATTACAAGGCCTAAACCAATAATCATCTTTAGGAAAGCGATTCTCCTATTCATCATATTTTCCCTCCATCGTGTATTAACTTATTGACCACGCTTATTAACTACGACTATCTAACCTTGGCAACCGAGCTTTTCAGTCTTTTTTTCTGAATCTACAACAGTAACATTTGACCACGTGCAATTAATGCAATCGTTTGCACAAACAAGAAAATAAAATCTTTATCCTCCTCCCTTAAAAACATAGACCTCACCTTAACATGAATTTTATCCCAATTCAAACTATTTAAAATAATTTGATATATTTGCACTACATTGGATGAATCCACTATATTTTCCATTCATTACAGGACGATAAGACTATAGCCACTGATGTGATATCGATTGTATCTTTAATCCTTACATCATATTCCACCCTATTTTTTCTTTAAAAAAGTGCTTACCTATAACAGATAAGCACCTTCCATTCTATTAGCGTATTTATAAAACTAAGGCAGCTCATTCCCTGCTGAACGATAAAGTTCGTACCATTCTTCTCTCGTTAGTTCAATATCAGAAGCTTTCACAATGTCTCTTAAACGCTGTTGATTCATCGTTCCAACAACCGGCTGGATTGTTGCTGGATGACGTAAAATCCAGGCAGTCGCAATAGCGGAATCCGTTATACCCTTTTTCTCGGCAAGTTCCTGAAGCTTCGCATTCACTTCTGGAAATTCTTTATTGCCCACAAACGGCCCTTCGATCATTCCGTGTTGAAACGGCGACCACGCTTGTACCGTGATATCTTTCAACCGACAGTAATCTAGCACATTACTATCCCGGACAATAGCCGGGTCATGACTCATGTTCACATTGAATCCTGCATCAATCATTGGTGTATGTACAACACTCAACTGCATTTGGTTTACAATCAAATCTTCATCTAAATACTTTTGCAGCAATTCGATTTGCATCGGACTCTGGTTGCTCACACCAAAATGGCGAACTTTACCGCTTTCTTTTAGAATAGAAAATGCTTCGGCTACCTCTTCAGGTTCCATTAATGCATCTGGACGATGAAGCAGCAGGCTATCAATATAGTCGGTTTTCAACCTTCGCAGGCTGCCTTCAACTGATTCCAGAATATGTTCTTTGGAAAAATCAAAGAATCCCTTTCGAATTCCGCATTTCGTCTGCAGCTTCATTTTTTCCCGCACATCGTCATTCATGCTGATCGCTTCTGAGAAAACTTCTTCTGATTTACCGCTGCCATAAATATCGGCGTGGTCGAACAAATCTACGCCAGCTTCCATCGCATTTTCAATAACATTAGCGGCCTCTCGCTTTCCAAGTTCATGAATGCGCATGCACCCTAATGAAATTTCTCCAACTTCTAATTTGCTGTTGCCCAATTTGATTTTTTTCAAAATTAGCCCCCTTTTCGTTGGTGATTCTATCCTACCATAGGTTGTAACGTGTTCTCCTGTGATCCGCTTGATGATGGCAGGACTTTGCGCGCTTGCTTTTCCAACTTAAAGTTTCAAAATGGTGAAGTAAAGAGTATAATAGGTTTAAACCCGACACCCTGCAAGGCCATGTTCTGAGCGAGCCACACGAGAGTAGAACACCCCCGCCGTATGCTTTCACAATGCTGATAGATACACTTACATAGAAATATAACCACTAAAGGGAGAATGTTCATGGTAAGTAATTATAATTTGGATTCCTCTAACTTCGAGTCATTAAGGACCGTATCGAGGAAGATGTTTGAAGCCATTACGAAGCAACTAGATGTGAATACAGCTTATGTCACCAAAAAAAGCAAAACAGAAATGACTGTGGTCAGTTCCTATAATGAGAATGAAGAGATTATCCCGGAAGGTTACTCTGTGGAATATGGCGGAACCTATTGCCGGCTCATTATTGAAAACGAAAAGAATGCCCTGAGCAAGCTGGACGTGACTAAAGATGAGGTGACCCGACGATTAGAAGTAACAGACCAATTGCATGTTAAAGGATTCTTGGGTGTGATATTGAGGGATCTAAATGGTAAAGTTTTCGGGACGTTGTGTGTGATGGACAAAGCGGAAAAAGGCTTCAGCGAGAAAGATGTTGAGTACCTTGAATCGATGGCAGACATCTTGTCCCACATCATAGAATTAGACCAGACAAAATATAATATGGCCTTCTTAAATGTGCCGATTATCCCGATTACAAAGGGAGTCTCAACTCTCACCATTCAAGGGGTTATAGATCAATACAGATCTGAAAAAATCATGCGTGTTGTGTTACGTTATAGTGCCGAACATCAAATTGATCATTTCATTATTGATGTCTCAGGCCTTGTCATCCTGGACGACCTTTTCCCCTGTGTTATCGTAGATCTTGTTAAAGCCCTTCAAGTCATGGGGATCGAAACCATCCTTACCGGAATCTCACCCGAAATTGCCAGACACGAAGACAGCAATAAGCAGCTGCTGTCTACCAACATCAAGACTGTTCCTAATCTCGAATCAGCTCTTGAATACATAGGATTCTACTTATTAGAAAAATAGACCAAAAGCCCTCATCTCATCAATTTTAGATAAGATGAGGGCTTTTGTGAATTTTCAAACAGATTTCTTTCCATTTACTGAAAACTATACTAGTATTGGAGGTAAAAATGGGGGAGTCACTATCGAAGTAGATAAATTTCTAAAAAAGCTTGAATCTATAATGGAACACATCGACAAGAACCCACCACAACGGCTGGACACCCTTAAAGAAATTGAGGCGTTTTACCAGGAGTTACGAGATTTCTCGAATACATTGAAAGCTAAAAACAGGTGTCATTCCCTGATGTCTTCCTGCAAAAGAAACAAATAACGCCTTCTTTCCTGCCAATCATAAGCTGTCCAAAAAAATAACCCACTGAAAACAGTGGGTTAAAACTTATATATGGAGTTTAGGGAGAAT encodes the following:
- a CDS encoding glycoside hydrolase family 97 catalytic domain-containing protein; the protein is MMNRRIAFLKMIIGLGLVISFLTLSSVFVSAEESSSEKENKPVTSIDSPNGKVHLNFHLSDKGVPHYQLSYKDEELIEPSSLGFQFKNQKALADQFEIVKTSTKVFDDTWEPIWGEKSKIRNHYKQLTVFLQEKEAPHRKLNVVFKVYNDGVGFRYVLPEQENLGENIRITAENTEFRFSSNNTSWWIPNDWDSYEYNYHKTPLSEVEEVSTPFTMKTPEGTHLTVHEAALIDYAGMALKKAEGGDTVLKSHLAPWPNSNVKVKKDELPIKTPWRTIQIGDNAGDLVESDMILNLNEPNALQDTSYIEPMKYVGVWWEMISGKSTWASGPKHGATTENAKRYIDFAHKYLDTENQNIGLLVEGWNKGWDGDWIQNGEKFSFTESYPDYDLREVVQYAQEHGISYIMHNETAGDIINYEEQMAEAYDLYQKLGIHAIKSGYVADYGIHNPEGQHHHGQYMVNHYLEAVKKAADHQIMIDTHEPIKGTGLRRTYPNWMSREGVSGMEYSAFSDDTNPPEHTTILPFTRMMAGPIDFTPGIFDVQISHADTRVHSTRAKQLALYVTISSGTQMVADLPSNYKDENGNILPAFEFIKDVPVTWDDIKVPNAKIGDYASIVRRSEDEWYIGSITDENARVLKTELNFLEKGQKYVAEIYSDGPKVDLESNPEPVSINRVIVKANDTLVSSLAGGGGQAVRIYPASTEEIAKLPNYKAPKLKVSYNEVPRAIQSNDTFHIKVDVENKNNIVTGKELELQIDGETIASQHVRVAPESTETVILSYDQLFKTGKHRISVKGLASKKITVEEKKPTFEYSNFEVSAQEQTITATATVTNKGSYAGSVEVPFYINGELVEEKKIEVPAAAGGGSKEVAFTYTTPNEAGIYETAIANLGAKLAALPNIELTGKWLFNQGDDPNWMDPEYDDSQWQSVTLPASWEDHSNYTEANVYGWYRKSIKIPEEWKGYSLKVTLGKIDDVDTTYMNGQKIGQTGEFPTGDNGEGLQTAWKKEREYVIPAETIKYGEENVISIRVFDGSGGGGMYSGPVNLEVVPQQ
- a CDS encoding aldo/keto reductase; the protein is MKKIKLGNSKLEVGEISLGCMRIHELGKREAANVIENAMEAGVDLFDHADIYGSGKSEEVFSEAISMNDDVREKMKLQTKCGIRKGFFDFSKEHILESVEGSLRRLKTDYIDSLLLHRPDALMEPEEVAEAFSILKESGKVRHFGVSNQSPMQIELLQKYLDEDLIVNQMQLSVVHTPMIDAGFNVNMSHDPAIVRDSNVLDYCRLKDITVQAWSPFQHGMIEGPFVGNKEFPEVNAKLQELAEKKGITDSAIATAWILRHPATIQPVVGTMNQQRLRDIVKASDIELTREEWYELYRSAGNELP
- a CDS encoding STAS domain-containing protein, translating into MVSNYNLDSSNFESLRTVSRKMFEAITKQLDVNTAYVTKKSKTEMTVVSSYNENEEIIPEGYSVEYGGTYCRLIIENEKNALSKLDVTKDEVTRRLEVTDQLHVKGFLGVILRDLNGKVFGTLCVMDKAEKGFSEKDVEYLESMADILSHIIELDQTKYNMAFLNVPIIPITKGVSTLTIQGVIDQYRSEKIMRVVLRYSAEHQIDHFIIDVSGLVILDDLFPCVIVDLVKALQVMGIETILTGISPEIARHEDSNKQLLSTNIKTVPNLESALEYIGFYLLEK